One window of Nicotiana tomentosiformis chromosome 11, ASM39032v3, whole genome shotgun sequence genomic DNA carries:
- the LOC138902096 gene encoding uncharacterized protein — protein MIIKLVVGEYTLNVVSAYAPHAGLDEEVKRLFWEGFDEIVRQVLPVEKLFIGRDFNGHIRSTASGYGEVHGGFIFGERNGGGTSLLDFAKAFGLVIVNFSFPKREGHLVTFQNTVVKTQIDYLLLKRYDRGLCKDCKVILGEILEMQHRLLVMEVSIMLKRRKRYTRGRPRIRRGSLTKDKSQELEGRLSALGAWRSSGDTSTMWLATTDCIREAAREVLGVSTGVSGRHKED, from the coding sequence atgattattaagttggtggttggagagtaCACCCTAAACGTCGTTAGCGCCTATGCGCCACATGCGGGCCTAGATGAAGAGGTTAAACGGCTTTTCTGGGAGGGGTTTGATGAGATTGTGCGCCAGGTTCTGCCTGttgagaagctattcataggaagggatttcaatgggcatattagGTCGACCGCAAGTGGTTATGGCGAGGTCCATGGAGGCTTCatttttggggagaggaacggaggaggtacatcgctgttggacttcgctaaggcttttgggttggtgattgtgAACTTTAGCTTTCCAAAGAGGGAGGgacatttggttacttttcaaaatacgGTGGTGAAGACTCaaattgactatctcctcctcaagAGGTATGACAGAGgattgtgcaaggattgcaaggtgattctgGGTGAGATACTCGAGAtgcagcataggctcttggtgatggaagttagtattatgttaaagaggaggaaaaggtatactcgaggaagaccgagaatcaggcggggatccttaactaaggataaatcCCAAGAGTTGGAGGGGCGGTTATCGGCTTTGGGAGCATGGAGGAGTAGTGGTGACACGAGCACTATGTGGTTAGCGACAacagactgtattagggaggctgcgagagaggtgttaggggtctcgacgggcgtctCTGGTAGGCACAAAGAAGActag